Proteins found in one Pempheris klunzingeri isolate RE-2024b chromosome 6, fPemKlu1.hap1, whole genome shotgun sequence genomic segment:
- the bloc1s2 gene encoding biogenesis of lysosome-related organelles complex 1 subunit 2, with the protein MAATGDDAAAMDSISRAPAAHQAPPNPAASGGGHAEGPEDAAETPAAVPKKPSTNSDGGVETAEEAVEPAEPDINELCADMFEKMAIFLQGELTGTCEDYRLLENMNKLTSLKYMEMKDISINISRNLQDLNNKYASLQPYLDQINQIEEQVSSLEQAAYKLDAYSKKLEARFKKLEKR; encoded by the exons atgGCTGCGACGGGAGACGACGCCGCCGCCATGGACAGCATCTCCAGGGCACCAGCGGCTCACCAAGCGCCTCCGAACCCGGCTGCAAGCGGCGGTGGTCACGCTGAGGGACCGGAGGATGCGGCGGAGACCCCGGCAGCTGTTCCCAAGAAGCCCAGCACGAACA GTGATGGAGGTGtggagacagcagaggaggctgtGGAGCCTGCAGAGCCTGATATCAATGAGTTGTGCGCTGATATGTTTGAAAAGATGGCTATCTTCCTTCAAGGAGAACtaacag GAACTTGTGAGGATTACCGTCTGCTGGAGAACATGAACAAGCTCACCAGTCTGAAGTACATGGAAATGAaggacatcagcatcaacatcaGCCGTAACCTGCAGGATCTCAACAACAAGT ATGCTAGCCTACAGCCCTACTTGGACCAGATAAATCAGATTGAGGAGCAAGTGTCTTCACTGGAACAGGCTGCTTACAAACTGGATGCGTACTCCAAGAAACTAG AGGCCAGATTCAAAAAACTGGAGAAGCGATGA